GGGGAGCGAGGTTTATATGCATTATTGCAATTTGTATGCCTGATGCAAGGGAATATGTAGTCAGAGGGGAGTGTTATGGGATCATTTCTTATTATATACAGGGGGAATATGGATTTGGTTATGATCCAATTTTTTATCTTCCTCATATGAAAAAAACCATGGCCCAATTATCGCTATCTGAGAAGAATCGAATAAGTCATAGGGCTATTGCTCTTGAGAAGTCAATTGATATCTTAAATGGATTAATATCCTTTGAAAATTAAGTAACAAGACTTACTTAGGTATGACGAAAAGCAGGTCAAAGAAGATAATAGAGAAGCTTAAGGAGTATTATGGTAATCCGGAGACTATACTATCATTCAATAATATTTATGAGCTTGTAATTGCTGTTGTCCTCTCTGCACAGACAACCGATAAACAGGTTAATTCTGTAATTAAGGATCTTTTTAGTAGATATTCTGATTTTCATGATCTATCATTGGCTACACAGGCTGATGTTGAAGATATAATTAGAAGTGTTGGCCTCTACAGAAGTAAGGCAAAAAATATTATAAATTTATCTATTGATATTATTAAAAATCATAATGGCAAGGTGCCGGATAGCCTGAAGGAATTGGTTCACCTTCCTGGAATTGGGAGAAAAACAGCCAATGTAATTCTTTCATTAGGATTTGGCAAACCTGCCTTTGCGGTTGATACCCATATACTCAGGATTGCGGGTAGGATAGGTTATATAAATTCAAATAATCCTAATATAGTGGAAAAGGCCATCACATCATATATTCCAAAGGATGATTGGATTTCCGCTCATCTTTTATTTATTAAACATGGTAGAAGTATATGTGTAGCCAGAAACCCGTTATGTGACGAATGTCCTATTAACCCTTATTGTGACGCATCAGGTAATATTTCTTGAAGGCTATTATAGTTTCAGGATCATTAATGCCTAATTTATTATCATTATCTGGATCGAGACCAGTAATCCGTTTTAATGCCTTATAAGCGTTCATTGAAATTTTTATGTCGATATCTGTAAGAAATTCGAGTAACAATGGTATAGATTCTATACTCTTAAGTTCGGCTAACACAGCTATTCCCCAGAGCTTGAATTTCTTGTTGGAATTGTTTAATCTATTGTAGAAATCGATCTCATTACCATCAAGGTATTTAGAGGATAACTTTATGAAAAAAAGGGCGCTTTCAAGATCTGTATTTGGTTTCTGAGAGTAGTCATGAGCATAGCTGACAATTTTTTTATAGGAGATATCTATATTTTTGTTTAATATATACCCTGAAATGAAGTCAGTCATGTTTAAGGTACCTAAAAAGAGTAGATCCTCCCATTTTGACTTATTATATTCTATATCAATTTCATATTTATTAGCGAATACTAATAGATTTTGAAAGAGATGAAAATCCATTTCCTCTATTACTATATCCTTAAGTTCTTGTATTGGTGAAGTGTAACCGAATCGCAGTAGAAGCAGCCCTGATTCCTTTTTTTGATAGGAGAGTGTATTGGAATATTTGAATACGGTTGATAGAAATACAATTATTGAAAAGAAAATGAATATACTTATAGCGATTGAGTATAAAAGTGGTCGGATGGGTTTCCTGAAGAATTCATAAAATAATAGGTAAAGGAATGCCGTTGATTTTAATGCCTTAATAGCGGTGATAGCGGTTCCGCATGTAATAGTGGAATAGATGATTTTATCTGAAATAAAATATAGGATTGAGACAAAGAGGAAGAGAGGAATGGTTATGCTAGGCCTTCTTTTTAGCTTTAATATGAGTAAAAGAAGAAGCGAATAGATGACAAGATTTGAATATCTGCCATTCAATAAACTCAATATCGGATTCCATGGCCAATTGGGTTCTCTAATATAATCAATAAAAGTGAAGATGATAGTGATTATATAGATTAGTATAAATGGGAATATCCTTAACTCGAGAAATAGTAGTAGTCCGCCCCTTTTGCCGTATCTATTCTCGTATTTTTCCTTATGATAATAGGTTTCGACAGAGGAGAAGTTGAAGATTAAATAAAAGGAAAACACAAAGAGATACATCCGTACAATTAAAGAAATTCCATACCAATCATAGTATAGGTTGAAACCAATATTAAAGATTAGAAGGAATATTAAGATGTATATAAAGGCCTGTATATCCTTTAGCCTTGTTAATAGGATTGACAT
This region of Spirochaetota bacterium genomic DNA includes:
- the nth gene encoding endonuclease III, which gives rise to MTKSRSKKIIEKLKEYYGNPETILSFNNIYELVIAVVLSAQTTDKQVNSVIKDLFSRYSDFHDLSLATQADVEDIIRSVGLYRSKAKNIINLSIDIIKNHNGKVPDSLKELVHLPGIGRKTANVILSLGFGKPAFAVDTHILRIAGRIGYINSNNPNIVEKAITSYIPKDDWISAHLLFIKHGRSICVARNPLCDECPINPYCDASGNIS